One stretch of Hemitrygon akajei chromosome 18, sHemAka1.3, whole genome shotgun sequence DNA includes these proteins:
- the LOC140741155 gene encoding tubulin alpha-1C chain, translating to MRECISIHVGQAGVQIGNACWELYCLEHGIQPDGQMPSDKTIGGGDDSFNTFFSETGAGKHVPRAVFVDLEPTVIDEVRTGTYRQLFHPEQLITGKEDAANNYARGHYTIGKEIIDLVLDRIRKLADQCTGLQGFLVFHSFGGGTGSGFTSLLMERLSVDYGKKSKLEFSIYPAPQVSTAVVEPYNSILTTHTTLEHSDCAFMVDNEAIYDICRRNLDIERPTYTNLNRLISQIVSSITASLRFDGALNVDLTEFQTNLVPYPRIHFPLATYAPVISAEKAYHEQLTVAEITNACFEPANQMVKCDPRHGKYMACCLLYRGDVVPKDVNAAIATIKTKRTIQFVDWCPTGFKVGINYQPPTVVPGGDLAKVQRAVCMLSNTTAVAEAWARLDHKFDLMYAKRAFVHWYVGEGMEEGEFSEAREDMAALEKDYEEVGADSADGEEEGEEY from the exons ATG CGTGAGTGTATCAGTATCCACGTTGGCCAGGCAGGTGTCCAGATTGGCAATGCCTGCTGGGAGCTGTACTGCTTGGAACATGGCATCCAGCCTGATGGCCAAATGCCCAGTGACAAGACCATTGGAGGTGGAGATGATTCCTTCAACACATTCTTCAGTGAGACAGGAGCAGGAAAGCATGTTCCCCGAGCTGTGTTTGTAGACCTGGAACCAACTGTGATAG ATGAGGTTCGTACTGGTACTTACCGCCAGCTCTTCCATCCTGAGCAACTCATTACTGGGAAAGAAGATGCAGCCAATAACTATGCCCGTGGCCATTACACAATTGGCAAGGAGATCATTGACCTGGTTCTGGACAGAATCCGCAAATTG GCTGACCAATGCACAGGTCTCCAGGGCTTCCTGGTCTTCCACAGCTTCGGTGGTGGCACTGGCTCTGGCTTTACATCCTTGCTGATGGAGCGCCTGTCAGTTGACTATGGCAAGAAATCCAAGCTTGAATTCTCCATCTACCCAGCTCCCCAAGTGTCTACAGCTGTAGTAGAGCCCTACAATTCCATCCTAACCACCCACACCACCCTGGAGCACTCAGATTGTGCTTTCATGGTTGACAATGAAGCCATCTATGACATCTGCCGCAGAAACCTTGACATTGAGCGACCCACTTACACCAATCTGAACCGCCTCATTAGCCAGATAGTGTCCTCCATCACTGCCTCCCTCCGCTTTGATGGTGCCCTGAATGTTGATCTGACAGAGTTCCAGACCAACTTGGTGCCATATCCCCGTATCCATTTCCCATTGGCCACCTATGCCCCAGTTATTTCTGCTGAGAAAGCCTACCATGAGCAGCTGACAGTAGCAGAGATCACCAATGCTTGCTTTGAGCCAGCTAACCAGATGGTCAAATGTGACCCTCGCCATGGCAAGTACATGGCCTGCTGCCTCCTTTATCGTGGTGATGTTGTGCCAAAAGATGTCAATGCAGCCATTGCTACTATCAAAACCAAACGTACCATCCAGTTTGTGGATTGGTGTCCAACTGGTTTCAAGGTTGGCATCAACTACCAGCCTCCCACTGTGGTCCCTGGAGGTGACCTGGCTAAAGTACAGCGTGCTGTGTGCATGCTGAGTAACACCACAGCTGTTGCTGAAGCCTGGGCTCGCCTGGACCACAAGTTTGATCTGATGTATGCCAAGCGTGCCTTTGTTCATTGGTATGTTGGTGAGGGTATGGAGGAAGGAGAATTCTCAGAAGCTCGTGAAGATATGGCTGCCCTGGAGAAGGATTATGAAGAAGTGGGTGCTGACAGTGCTGATGGTGAAGAGGAAGGAGAAGAATATTAG